From the Tripterygium wilfordii isolate XIE 37 chromosome 6, ASM1340144v1, whole genome shotgun sequence genome, one window contains:
- the LOC120000883 gene encoding L-tryptophan--pyruvate aminotransferase 1 yields the protein MGFQEVASALSSLNKTAKATTVSPDSVINLDHGDPTMFESYWRKQGEKCRVVISATDFMSYFSDIGNTCWFLLPELAEAIKRLHRAVGNAVTEDRHIVVGTGSTQLYLAALFALTSPGGPDPISVVCAAPYYSSYEEETTFLLSGLYKWAGDAYTFDKDEPYIELVTSPNNPDGTIREAVVNRAEGKTIHDFAYYWPQFTPITCAVDQDIMLFTLSKSTGHAGSRIGWAIVKDKEVAKRMTKFMEISSIGVSKESQVRASKILGVVAEDCERFGCADDSNNFFVYSKRTMAERWEKLRKVVKGSEVFSLPKYPQEYCNFSGEFSEASPAFAWLKMKEDEDLEGILKGQKVLTRSGRRFGVDERYVRISMLHQEDAFKIFLERLTALVNANSMVEKVV from the exons ATGGGTTTTCAAGAGGTAGCTTCTGCTCTATCCAGTTTGAACAAAACCGCAAAGGCTACTACTGTCTCGCCGGACTCCGTCATCAATCTTGACCA tgGTGATCCGACGATGTTCGAGTCATACTGGAGAAAACAAGGGGAAAAGTGTAGGGTGGTGATTTCAGCGACTGATTTCATGAGCTATTTCAGTGATATCGGCAACACATGCTGGTTCTTGTTGCCTGAACTGGCGGAGGCCATCAAACGGTTGCACCGTGCGGTTGGGAATGCGGTCACGGAGGATCGCCATATCGTGGTTGGGACGGGCTCTACTCAGCTCTATCTGGCCGCGCTCTTCGCTCTCACTTCTCCCGGTGGGCCTGACCCCATTAGCGTCGTCTGTGCCGCCCCATACTACTCG TCGTACGAGGAGGAGACAACTTTCCTTCTCTCAGGACTATACAAATGGGCAGGTGATGCGTACACATTTGACAAGGATGAACCTTACATTGAACTCGTTACTTCACCCAATAATCCAGACGGAACCATTAGAGAAGCAGTGGTGAACAGAGCAGAAGGAAAGACTATTCATGACTTTGCCTACTACTGGCCTCAATTCACTCCCATTACTTGTGCAGTTGATCAAGACATCATGCTCTTCACTCTCTCCAAAAGCACTGGTCATGCCGGCTCCCGAATCGG ATGGGCAATTGTCAAGGACAAAGAGGTGGCTAAAAGAATGACTAAATTCATGGAGATTTCATCCATCGGAGTATCGAAGGAATCACAAGTTCGAGCATCGAAGATTCTAGGAGTTGTCGCTGAGGACTGCGAACGTTTTGGTTGTGCTGACGATTCAAACAACTTCTTTGTATATTCCAAAAGAACCATGGCCGAAAGATGGGAGAAGTTGAGGAAGGTTGTTAAAGGCAGTGAAGTCTTCAGTCTCCCCAAGTACCCACAAGAGTATTGCAACTTTAGTGGAGAATTCTCTGAAGCCAGTCCCG CATTTGCATGGTTGAAGATGAAGGAGGATGAGGATTTGGAGGGGATATTGAAAGGGCAGAAGGTGTTAACAAGAAGTGGAAGGCGTTTTGGGGTTGATGAAAGATATGTGAGGATAAGTATGCTGCATCAAGAGGATGCGTTTAAGATTTTCTTGGAGAGGCTAACAGCACTGGTCAATGCCAATTCAATGGTGGAGAAAGTTGTTTGA
- the LOC120000817 gene encoding lipase-like, whose product MIRWWILMLQLTELFVSSVVHLLYGFYIFSSAVAGDLAQAWSEGFFKPVVKEEVTRGTTTNADDLPPIVLVHGIFGFGKGRLGGLSYFAGAEKKDERVLVPDLGSLTSIYDRARELFYYLKGGHVDYGEEHSKGCGHSQFGRIYEQGHYPEWDEDHPLHFVGHSAGAQVVRVLQQMLADKAFKHYESTSENWILSITSLSGAFNGTTRTYLDGMRPEDGKTLKPICLLQLCRVGVIIYDWLDIPWLKAYYNFGFDHFNMSCKKMGVWGLVDCLLGNAGPFASGDWILPDLTIQGSMQLNCHIQTFPNTYYFSYATKRTRKIMGITVPSSILGIHPLLFIRVLQMSQWCHPPDIPPLYKGYRDEDWEDNDGALNTISMTHPQLPIEHPNRFIQNDSECQPLQPGIWYYKLVEADHILFIVNRERAGVQFDLIYDSIFERCRKHVFRKSPQTLPNEAHH is encoded by the exons ATGATACGGTGGTGGATACTTATGCTTCAATTAACGGAGCTTTTCGTGAGCTCGGTGGTGCATTTGCTTTATGGGTTTTACATTTTCAGCAGTGCTGTTGCTGGTGATCTTGCTCAGGCATGGAGTGAAGGGTTTTTCAAGCCTGTGGTCAAGGAAGAGGTGACCAGAGGCACAACAACCAATGCTGATGATCTCCCTCCTATCGTCCTCGTCCATGGAATCTTTGGATTCGGCAAAGGG AGATTGGGAGGTTTATCTTATTTCGCTGGGGCAGAGAAGAAAGATGAGAGAGTTCTTGTGCCAGATTTAGGGTCTTTAACCAGCATATATGATAG GGCTCGCGAGCTGTTCTATTATTTGAAAGGTGGGCACGTTGATTATGGTGAAGAACACAGCAAGGGTTGTGGCCACTCCCAATTTGGGCGCATTTATGAACAAG GGCATTACCCTGAATGGGATGAGGATCACCCGCTTCACTTTGTTGGACATTCTGCCGGAGCACAGGTTGTTCGCGTGCTGCAGCAAATGCTTGCGGATAAG GCATTCAAGCATTATGAGAGCACTTCTGAGAACTGGATTTTAAGCATAACATCCTTGTCTGGAGCATTTAACGGGACCACAAGAACTTACTTAGATGGAATGCG GCCAGAAGATGGGAAAACCTTGAAACCCATATGTCTTCTTCAGCTATGCCGTGTAGGAGTGATAATTTATGATTGGCTTGACATCCCCTGGCTGAAGGCTTATTACAATTTTGGATTTGATCACTTCAACATGTCATGTAAGAAAATGGGTGTTTGGGGTCTTGTTGATTGCCTCCTTGGTAATGCTGGCCCATTTGCTTCGGGAGATTGGATCCTCCCTGATCTTACAATTCAAGGGTCTATGCAGCTCAATTGCCATATACAAACGTTTCCGAATACATACTATTTCAGCTATGCCACCAAGCGTACTAGAAAGATCATGGGCATTACAGTTCCTTCAAGCATACTTGGAATCCACCCTCTGTTATTTATCAGAGTATTGCAGATGAGTCAATGGTGTCATCCTCCGGACATTCCTCCACTGTATAAAGGCTATAG GGATGAGGATTGGGAGGACAATGATGGAGCATTGAATACTATATCGATGACGCACCCTCAACTTCCAATTGAACATCCAAACCGTTTCATTCAAAATGATTCCGAGTGCCAACCCTTGCAACCGGGCATCTG GTACTATAAGCTTGTGGAAGCCGATCATATATTGTTCATTGTGAATCGGGAGAGAGCAGGAGTTCAATTTGATTTGATATATGACAGCATTTTTGAACGTTGTAGGAAACATGTATTTAGGAAAAGTCCACAGACTTTACCAAACGAAGCACACCATTAG
- the LOC120001016 gene encoding pentatricopeptide repeat-containing protein At1g60770-like, whose product MAFQQFGRTKSVAKRSKKYLEEALYVRLYKDGSSELSVRQQLNQFIKSNKRVYKWEVGDTLKKLRHRELYYPAFKIHLPKFPLFLSDYVSKMRGMNKTVSDQAIHLDLVAKAQGIDAAESYFIDLPETSKNHLTYGALFNCYCKELMTEKAEALMEKMKELNLGLTSMHYNSLMTLYTKIDQPEKIPAIIQEMRSEYVMPDSYTYNVWMRALAAVNDISGVEQVIEEMKRDGRVVGEFAADWTTYSNLASIYADASLFEKAENALKELEKKNAHQDLSVYQFLITLYGCTGNLLEVYRIWRSLRLAFRKTSNISYLNMIQALVNLKDLPGAEKCFREWESGCSTYDIRIANVLIGAYAQKGFLEKAEEMKERARRRGAKSNAKTWELFLDYHLKDGNFKLAVDCIANAISTGRGNGGKWVPSLGVIKTMMTHFEQEKDVDGAEGFLEILKKAVENLDAEVFESLIRTYAAAGRTSTMMHRRLKTEKVEVNEASKKLLEAICVE is encoded by the exons ATGGCATTTCAACAGTTTGGGCGAACTAAGAGTGTGGCCAAGAGGTCCAAGAAGTACCTGGAAGAGGCGCTTTACGTGAGGCTCTACAAGGATGGCAGCTCTGAATTGAGCGTTCGCCAACAGTTGAATCAGTTCATCAAGAGCAACAAGCGAGTCTACAAATGGGAAGTTGGAGACACTCTCAAGAAGCTTCGCCATCGCGAACTATACTACCCTGCTTTCAAGATTCACCTTCCCAAATTCCCACTCTTT CTCTCTGACTATGTGTCTAAAATGAGGGGCATGAATAAGACAGTCAGTGATCAAGCCATCCATCTTGATTTAGTTGCCAAAGCTCAAGGTATTGATGCTGCTGAAAGTTACTTCATTGATCTTCCTGAAACATCAAAGAACCATCTCACCTATGGTGCCCTCTTCAACTGTTATTGCAAGGAATTAATGACTGAAAAAGCAGAAGCTCTCAtggaaaaaatgaaagaactCAATCTTGGTTTAACTTCCATGCATTATAACAGTCTTATGACCCTTTACACAAAAATTGATCAGCCGGAGAAGATTCCTGCCATCATTCAAGAAATGAGGTCTGAATATGTCATGCCAGATTCTTACACGTACAATGTGTGGATGAGGGCTCTTGCTGCTGTTAATGATATTTCTGGGGTCGAACAAGTCATTGAGGAGATGAAGCGGGATGGCCGAGttgttggagagt TTGCTGCAGATTGGACCACATATAGCAATCTGGCGTCAATTTATGCTGATGCTAGCTTATTTGAAAAGGCAGAAAATGCACTTAAggaattggaaaagaaaaatgccCATCAAGATCTTTCTGTATATCAATTCCTGATAACCTTGTATGGTTGTACTGGGAACTTGCTCGAAGTTTATCGTATATGGCGTTCTTTGAGGCTGGCTTTTCGTAAAACTTCGAATATAAGCTATCTAAATATGATTCAGGCGTTGGTTAACTTGAAAGATTTACCAGGTGCTGAAAAATGCTTTAGGGAATGGGAATCTGGGTGTTCGACATATGATATTCGGATTGCAAATGTTCTAATTGGAGCTTATGCCCAAAAGGGTTTCCTAGAAAAGGCTGAAGAGATGAAGGAAAGGGCACGCCGTAGAGGGGCAAAGTCGAATGCTAAAACCTGGGAGCTCTTTttagattatcatttgaaagatGGGAATTTTAAATTGGCAGTTGATTGTATTGCCAATGCAATATCCACAGGCAGAGGGAATGGTGGCAAATGGGTCCCATCACTTGGGGTTATTAAGACCATGATGACACAttttgagcaagaaaaagacGTTGATGGGGCGGAAGGTTTCCTGGAGATATTGAAGAAGGCTGTTGAAAATTTGGATGCAGAGGTGTTTGAATCTTTGATAAGGACGTATGCGGCTGCAGGAAGGACAAGCACTATGATGCATCGCCGATTGAAGACGGAGAAAGTGGAGGTCAATGAGGCAAGTAAAAAGTTGCTTGAGGCAATATGTGTGGAGTGA
- the LOC119999813 gene encoding uncharacterized protein LOC119999813: MVIMCWMMDSWSNKWCSFYHTSRRRQCTQSQYADSLAKQKAPGSFSSRMDSSSSSWCNNISIFVCTLLVVSSSLCPAQSSDTNQTFKPQRELHKLRFIRAHLQKINKPAVKTIQSPDGDIIDCVLSHQQPAFDHPLWEGKKPLDPPERPKGHSPAAMASENFQLWSLSGESCPEGTIPIRRTTEQDMLRASSVRRFGRKLRRHVRRDTSSNGHEHAVGYVSGEQYYGTKASINVWVPRVSNQYEFSLSQLWVISGSFGDDLNTIEAGWQVSPELYGDGYPRFFTYWTTDAYQATGCYNLLCSGFVQTNNRIAIGAAISPTSSYNGGQFDISILIWKDPKHGNWWLEFGSGILVGYWPSFLFTHLRDHATMVQFGGEVVNSRQTGSHTSTQMGSGHFAGEGFGKASYFRNLQVVDWDNNLIPLSNLKVLADHPHCYDIQGGINRVWGNYFYYGGPGRNVRCP, encoded by the exons ATGGTCATCATGTGTTGGATGATGGATTCATGGAGTAATAAATGGTGTAGTTTTTATCATACAAGTAGAAGAAGACAATGTACACAAAGCCAATATGCAGATTCTTTAGCTAAACAGAAAGCGCCAGGAAGTTTCTCCTCAAGGATGGACTCTAGCAGCAGCAGCTGGTGTAACAATATCTCAATTTTTGTATGTACTCTActtgttgtttcttcttcactttgtcCTGCCCAATCCTCGGATACCAATCAAACTTTCAAGCCACAAAGAGAGTTGCACAAGTTGAGATTTATAAGAGCCCATCTCCAGAAGATTAACAAGCCTGCTGTCAAGACAATTCAG AGTCCAGATGGTGATATCATAGATTGTGTTTTATCTCATCAGCAACCGGCTTTCGATCATCCTCTATGGGAAGGAAAAAAACCATTG GATCCACCAGAGAGGCCAAAAGGGCATAGCCCAGCAGCAATGGCATCTGAAAATTTTCAGTTGTGGAGTTTGTCTGGTGAATCATGTCCAGAAGGAACAATTCCAATAAGAAGAACAACAGAACAAGACATGTTAAGAGCAAGTTCTGTTAGAAGATTTGGGAGGAAGTTAAGAAGACATGTTAGAAGAGACACAAGCAGCAATGGTCATGAg CATGCAGTTGGGTATGTATCTGGAGAACAATATTATGGAACAAAAGCAAGCATAAATGTGTGGGTACCTCGAGTCTCCAATCAATATGAATTCAGCCTATCACAGTTGTGGGTCATCTCTGGTTCATTTGGTGATGATCTTAACACCATTGAAGCTGGTTGGCAG GTTAGTCCAGAACTATATGGTGACGGCTACCCCAGATTCTTTACTTATTGGACA ACCGACGCGTATCAAGCAACCGGATGTTACAATCTGCTGTGTTCAGGGTTTGTACAAACCAACAACAGAATTGCAATTGGGGCTGCCATCTCTCCAACCTCATCTTACAATGGCGGACAATTCGATATTAGCATTTTGATTTGGAAG GATCCAAAGCATGGGAATTGGTGGCTAGAATTTGGATCAGGAATTCTAGTTGGGTATTGGCCATCATTCTTGTTTACCCACTTGAGGGATCATGCAACTATGGTACAATTTGGAGGAGAAGTTGTGAATTCCAGGCAAACAGGGTCTCACACTTCAACACAAATGGGGAGCGGACATTTTGCAGGAGAAGGGTTTGGAAAAGCATCATATTTTAGAAATCTACAGGTTGTTGATTGGGACAACAATTTAATCCCTCTATCAAATCTGAAGGTTTTGGCTGACCACCCCCATTGCTATGACATACAAGGAGGCATCAATAGGGTTTGGGGCAATTACTTTTACTATGGAGGACCAGGAAGAAATGTCAGGTGTCCCTAG